ACGCCTACAGAGCACCCGGGGTGCGTGCACACACGAAACCGGGAGAACGTGGCCTTACCCTGCCAGCTACAAGTCAGGCACCAGGACCAACCCAGGCTGATACCGGCCTCCTGGGGACGTCTGGGGGTGGAGCCAGGAGAGGAGGGGCAGCCAGGCAGCCTGCTGGCACGTGGTCCACCACCTCTCCACATCTAAGACCCCGGGCCCACCCACCAAGGGAAGCTGAGCCTGAGACCAGCACAGATTCATGAGTTGTAGACAGCACACAGACCCCGGCCAAGAAGCCAGGCCAGGGGGCAGAGGGCCATCCAGCCAGGCCTGGGTCACCAGCAGAGACcacaaggcgggagaatcactcaGGGGGTAGGGGGCAGAGGGAGTGAATGCAGAGCCCAGATTCCCCAACTCCTCTTCCACAAGGCCCTCTCATACCCTTTACTCCACAGAGCCCAAGAGTCCTGCGGGCCTGGGCAGGATGCCACCCTAGCCTCCAGGCTGAAACCCCTCAAGCCCCAAGGAGCCTGAACTTCCTGTCACAGCCAAGTACACCTCAGATCACCGCACAGAGCAGGACCTCAGCAAGTCAGGGCAGTGTGGCCACGGGCTGCTGCCGCCCGAGTGCAAATACCAGGGTGCTGGCATCACGGCACAGCTCTCGCCTGGCAGCCAGGCCAGGAGAACAAGGCTGCCCCCAAACACGCAGCTATGCCTCTGCCCCGGCCCCCAACCCAGAGACAGGCCGCCTGCCCCCTCCTGGGGCATTCGAGGAACCGGCTGGAAGCAAGAGGCAGGGAGGTGAGCTGGCCCCGAAACCCAGTGCCCGGACTCCAAGGAAGGCAAGGGCCTGCCCAGTCCCATCCCACACCTGACCGGCTGGCCAGCGGGGCGCAGAGCCAGGGCGGACACGCGATAGCCCGCCACATTCCTCCAAGacctccctgcccccacacccaCTGCTGCCAACTCGAGCAGAAAACACATCCTCAGGTAGCGATGTGGGGCCACGCTGGCTCAGGCCCAGGTGCAGATGACAGGCTGCGGGCCCTGCTCAGACCTGCCTGCCGCGCCGCCGTGGGGGCGAGGGGCTGGGCTTCTCACAACTGCCTGGGCCCTCCCATGCCTGCCCCTGCCTTTTCCATCAGGGGGACACTTCCCCACTCTGAGGCCCCTCGGGTCAAGGGATACCCAGCGGGGTGCTCAGGGGTTGAGGACATGGCCAAAGGGGACTGTGGCCAGCTCAGGAAGGGGTGAGGATAGGGGCAGCAGGCAAGGCCGCCAGCCAGGGCTTCAAAGGTACAGCACAGGACTGGGAGCCAGACACGGCAGGCCCAACTGGCATGACCTTGGCAGGGCTTGCCCTCAACTCACAATCTCTTTGGGGCCCAGGATACCAGGTGGGCACACTCCTGTGTCTCCTGCTGGCTGGAGCCACTTCCTGGCTCCCAGATCCATCTACTCCCTGATCACAAGTCTGCATGGTTTTCTCATTCCAGCACCCACCCAGTTCCAGTCCCCCAGCACAGTGACCAAGCAGGGAAGGAcctctgggcaacagggcaaggcCCTGCTCCAGGGAATGAGGTAAGGCGCCCAAGGCCTGGGCCTGCCCACCTACCACTACCCGCCCACCAGCCCACTGGGATGAGTACCTGTTTCCCAGTGACACTGGACCCCTACCACCCTTCCTCCCAGCATGCCCAGGCCAGGGCCCCTGCCTGACTGGCTACCTGCCAGGAGAGACCAGAGAGCCCAACTCAGTTTCTGCTCCTCCAAAgagtaacaaaaccaaaaaaattcacAAACAGGGCAGTGCCACAGAAGATCACAGGATCCCACTATCTCTGCTTCTGAAGGATCTTGGGCCGGCATCGGGGGCTTTCGCCGACATAGGCGTTAGGCGTTAGGCTCTCCCGGGCCTAGGTCCCACGGCGCCCGCCCGTGCCCCCCAGGCATCCAGGAAACTGCAGGGCAGGCGCAGGCTGGCCACGGGCCCGGGGCAGCTCCGTCAGGGCCTGCCCTAGACCAGCCCCAGCACGCGCTGCGCACATGCCTCCGCGGCCTGCCCGGGACCTGGGCGCCTCGCCTTGCCTCCCCACCCAGACAGACACGCGCAGGGCGACGCAGGCACACGCCGCAGACCGCCGCGCACGCGGGACgccgccgccccgcccccgccgcgaCCCCGCTCCCGGTGGCCCCGTGGCCCCGGCGCGCCCACGTGGCCAGGCGCGGACCGAGCCCCCAGAGCACGCGCCCCCTgccggccccgccccgcctcgcctaGGCGCGCGCGGCTCGCACGCAGACCCAGCCGCAGGTGCTGGGAGGCCGCGGAGCGCGAGGGGCCGGGGCgcggagggagagggaagggctgGAGAACGGAGGTGGAGCACACGTACCGGCCAGGCGAACTGGAAGGGGATGATGACGAGGCCCGGGTCCTGGTCGCCACCAGCCCGGGCCCGCGCCCGCGCTCGGTCCCCCGCAGCGCCCGCCGGCGGCAGGTAGAAGGAGTTGCCGCCCAGCACGGGCGTGGCGCCGTGGCCGTAGCTGCAAGGCCCCGTGGGCGTCACCTTGGCCTGGTACTCCTTAAGGCACACGCGCACGTACGTGTCGCACTCGTCGTGGCCGCAGCCCCCCGCGCGCGTTGTCCGGCCGTCGCCGTCACAGCAGGCGCCGCTCAGCAGCTCCCCGTTCACGTTCCGCAGCGCGCTCAGCTGCAGCTCGAAATAGCCCATGGGCCGCGCCGCCTAAAAATAAGGCAGCGGGAGAGCGGAGGGAGGCGCGGGCCGGGGTCGGCGGGCCGGGTGCCACGGGTGGGGGAACAggccccgccgccccgcccccacccagcCGCGCCCGCTCGGAGCCCCCGCGGCCGCGCGCAGCCTCGAGGGCTTCCGAACCGCGGCGGCCCCAGGCAGTGCCCGCCCGGCCCCGAGGGGTGGCCCGGTGTGCCCCGTCCGCGacccccgccgcccccgccgccccgcTCACCTGCACCCAAAGAGCCAGCAGCAGCACCAGCCGCCGGGGCAGGCGCCCCCGGCCCTGGGCCCGCATTGCCACCGCGACCCGCCCGCccggccccgccgccgccgcccgcgcccGGCTCCCAGCCGCCGCGCCGGCCTCCTAGCGCCCGCCCGCCCTCCGAGCGCCCGCAGAGGCAGCGGCAGCGGcagaggcggcggcggcgcgggcggGGTCGAGCGCAGCGCCGCGGCGCGCGGGTCTGGGCGGCGGGCGTGCAGGGGCGGCGGCAGCTCTGGCTCGCTGGCGGCCGCGCTCCGGCTGCCCGGTCCGACTCCCACCCGGCGGCGACGGAGGCGACGGTGAAGGCAGCGGGTCCCGGCCTCGGCTCTGCGCGCCCGCGCTCCCGGCACCGCAGCCAACAAGTTCGGAACGAGACTGACAGCTCGCTCGCCCATTCGTCACCCGCGCACCTGCATATGCATGAGGGGGCGGGGCCGCGCCGCGGGGTGGGGCCGGGGGGGTCCGGGGGCGCCCCAGGCTTTAAAGGCGGCGGAGGGCGTCGCCTGCCAGCGCCCCGGCCTGGCGCGCGCCTTCCAGGGCGCCCGGGCGGCGGGGGCACGGGGCCTTGGGGTCAGTGCGGGCCGCTGGGGCCTCGCTCACACCTCCGCGTGAGTCGGCGAGGCGGGCGCCGGCGCCGCAAAGCGGCCTCCCTTCCTCCGCCTGGGCTCCCGCCGGGTGTCAGAAACCGGGGGTCGGGCGCCCCGAGGTTGCCGTGTGGTCCCCTCTCATCAGTGCGCCACCGCCGCGCTCCTCGCAGTCCCAGAGGAGATGCCGCCTCCTGCTGTGATCAGGGCTCGGCCCCCACGCGGGGTGGCGCGGCCCTGGGGCCAGAGCCGTGCCCAGCCCCTACTGCGCGCCCCCCACCTCCTCCGGGAATCTCCCCGGCTCCGCTCCGCTCCTGCCGCCTCCACGCCGGCTGCAGGGGGCGCTGCGCCCCTCCGACACCCCTGCCTTCCCCTCTGCGAGGCGCGCCGGTCATGCAGCCAGTCAACAAATGCTCCAGGGTGCAGACTGCTCAGCTCGGCGCTGGCTTCGGGTCGCCAGGCCATGCCCTCAGGAAGTGCTCAGGCCACATTCCCCGTTTCCCGCCTCTCGCCCCCCAAGCTCAGCCTGAAGGCTACCCCAAGAGAGGCCTCCCCCTGCTGCCCTGGTCACCAGGCTTCCACATCCTATCCTCTGCAGTCACTTCCTTGCCCTCTCCCTGGGTGACCTCGAGGCTCCGCCACAGGGTCAATACCAAGGGCACCTTGCCTCTCCTCCACTGAGCGCGGTCCTTTCCAAGGCTAGGGGTCACCTTGGTGGTTAAAGATCCCCACATGGACCAGAGGGGTCCTCAACCCATCCCGGTGATAACCGAGCTGCCTTCTCTCCCCCTAGCTCCTCTGGCAAATCTGTCCTGTGCCCGGAGCTGGGTGACAGTGTAGCCCCCCAGCCTGGAGCAAGTCACTGCCACcatggggctggggctgagggctGAAAGAAGAGAGCTTTGGAGGCACAGGGCCTGTGAACACCCCATACGCAGGGTCTGCCTGTCTCATCCCTATTTAGCAGCCCCTCCAGGATCCAGGCCACAGGCTCAGCTGAAGGTCCCTAAAGGGGTGGGTCAGAGCGCCCCCATGCCCGCCTCAGCTGGCTCTGCTTACTCAGAATGCCCACCCCAAACCTAGTAGCGGGTAGGCTTCGTGGGGATTAAGACACAAGCCAGGATGAGGCCTGCACAGAGACCCCCACCAAATAAGAGAATCCAAGCTGTGTTCAGAGCCTTCCAGTTGCCGCCTTCCGGTATGTGGGCAGTGATTACCGCCTACGGGGGGAGGGGCTCCCTGTGGAGATGCCACCCCTCCTGTGCTTTGGCCTGGGGGCAGGTACTCAGGTCCTCGAGAGAAGGAAACCCCAGGACAGAGGAGCCCCCTGCCCGGCTCCAGAGGTCCAGGGCTCCATCCCCACCTATGCCCACTGCCCCACtatggtgggggagggggtgctggGTGCCTCTGCTGGGCACTTGGCTAAGTGGTGAACAAGGGAGACTCCATCCCTGCACACCCTCAGGAGCTCCCGGCCCAGGAGTGGACAGAGGACTTAAACAAGTAATGCAGAATCTGGCATAGGGGACCGCCAGAGGGTGGACGGGCACAGGTCAGCCAGGCCAGGAGCTGAGAACAGCATGTGTCAAGGCCCTGGAGCCACAGGAGCGGGACCCTGGTAAGGGTCCTGACTACAACCCAAGGCCAGTGGTGACGTGAGAGTCCTCCCGCTAAGACCCAACAGGGGTCACCAAAGCAACTGAGCTGAGTGGGCTGCAGTGACCTACATTTTCACAAAGACCCCTGGTTGTGGGGAGGGGACAAGCACAGGGGTGAGGTCAAGGACTGCCATGGTGCaggtgaggggaggggatggtgctgggctgaggtgggggaattcCAGCGTAGGAGGGAACCCAGGGAACAGCCCCTCCAGGTTCCCCTCCCTGGTCCAGCTCCCAGCTTCCTGCTTTTGGCCAGCTGTGGGAGGAAAGGATTGAAGAGGCTGGCCACGCAGCGGCTAGTGGCCCTGCGGCTGAACTTTGAGGGCTTGTGTGGGGCCTATTCCCGCAGCATCTGCATTTCAGCCAAGGCGCCCCCAGCTCAGAGCTGTCTCAGCGCGGAGGCCCCAGTGAGGGATGCGCACTCATCTCAAGATTCAAGCTCAACCCGGCAGGGGCCGCAACCTGCCTGGAGCGCTGCCCACTGGCCTGCCCAGCCTCAGGGTAGACAGCCCAGCCCATCCTGCCAAGCAGGGGGATGGCAACCCCACTGCCTCCCTCCAGGTCCTTTGGagtgagacctgcctgggtatcCGTGGCCCAGGGCGGGTGGGTGAGCATCAGGGCAGTACCAAGGGGTCagtccctgccctcctgcccaggGTGGCTCCCTCTCATTGTCTCCTTCTGGTAGCCACTACCTGAACCTCATGATGTCCACGAGAGGACCCAGGTCAGGAAGGTGGCCGCACCCGCCCTTGGGGAGGAGGGGGACATAGGAGGCATCGGAGAGGGGGTCCCTTTCCTGCAGGAATTTCTGCAGCCCTTGAGCCAGAAATGCCAGGCAGCTGGATCCTGGTTTGAGTTCCCAGAAGGCAGCAGTGGGAACTCTTGCCCCTTATACAGATTTGACAAAAAGCATTTGCTCCCTGGCGCTGCACCTTGCTGGGTGAGGGGCTGAGGCTCCAGCGGGGACCAGGGCTCCAGCCCCAACCCTCACCAGACCAAGCTCTCCAGTCTCTTCTAGAAAGGGACCTTGTCATTGTCCTGCGGCCCGCTGGACCACAGCACCCTCCAGCCTCCCAGAGCCACCCATCCCCCAGCCTGGAGGGCTCCCACTCTGAGGGGCTTGGCTGTGCTCTGAGGGGCTGGGGTGTGCTCTGAAGCGGGCAGTGCCCAGTTTGTGTGCAGAGGGCAAGGGTGCAGCCCCTCAGCCTGGCCAGGGGCTCTGGGCCCATAGGGCACTCCTGGGGACCAGGCTGGGGACAGGCTGCCAGGGGTTTGGACAGAGCCGGTGAGGTTCTGGAGTAAGCTGTGCTTCCGCCGGGTCCTGCAGTGCTAAATATAGCAGACAGGGAGGGGAGTTTCCGGTTACAACCCCCTCTCCAGTGCTGGGAAATCAATGCCAGCTCCATTAGGCCCGGCAGCGCTGCCTGCTGACCCACCCCATCAGGCTGCGGAGCAGAGTGAGGGGCTGGACTGCACCCAGGTCCGGGTGCCCTGTCACCTGTCCCCTCGGTGCTTTGGGAGCCAGACCCACCTGGTGCCTGCGAGAGGTCCCTCTGAGGCAGTGGGCAGCCTCTGCCGGTCAGCCCGGAGGGCCCGCTGCACTCTCATGGGGTCACCAGGCAGGCTGCTGGTAAGGGGAGCACagcagggctgctgtgggtcagGCAGAGCTCCTGTCCTGTGAACATCCTGCTGCGGCCTCATCTGGGTagagggaagctgaggctggccAAGACCCACGCACCCATACGTGACAGCCTCTCCCAGGCACACACCTCATACCAGACAGCCCCTCTGCGGCAGCCCTGTCGCTGGCCTTGCTGATGCCCACAGGGTTCCACCTGTGCCACAGTCAGCATTTGCATACAGGTGGCACTGCTTTTGTGGGCCCCTGAGGCACAGCCTCCTCAGGACAGCCTCCAATGCCAGGCTGCCTGGCACTATGCTGGATGACAACAGGGGGTCAGTCCCTACCTCCCCACCCAGGGTGCCCCCCTGCAGGGTACTGAGGCTCCCTTCACCTCACAGTCCCCTTCTCCACCTTCCTGGGAGCCAGAGCCTGGACCTAATGATGTCCAGGAGAGGATCCTGCCCAAGACTGATGGCCCAGCAGTGCCCTCAAATGCCCACAACCAGTGCCAACACAGCCATTTAGCTGTGGAGCCCTTCCTGTGCACCTGTGGCCCAGGAAGCAGACCAGGCCAGTGGGGTTCCTGCCCCACAAGCATTGTGGGCACCTGGGAAGCAGCTCTGAGCCGCACGCACCTCCCACAGCCCCACCCTCAGGACATGTCAGAAGGCAAGGCCAGGGCATACAGGCCAGAGATGCTCAGGGGCCAGTAGAGCCTGGTGCTGGGCAGCCCAGGCTGAGGCTGTGCTCCGGGACCAGGATCGGGTTAGCACCAGGAACCTGGCCCATGTCAAGGAGAACActggccctgtgtccccaccctgtGTGCCACCCCCTCCTCTGGGGGCCTGCAGACATTTCTGCATACCCCACAGGCCGAGGAAGGTCCCCCTGGAAAACTTCCAAGGTCGGGGGTGCATGGACAGCTACTGGGGCCCCCGACACAGGGCAGCTTTGGCTCCAGGCTCCCGTGGAGTGGCTCTAGCCCAGCTCGTCAGGGTGGGGACCGCTCACTTGCCCCAGGAGCAGGCAGCGCACTTTCCCTGCAGTGAGCAGCCTGCAGTGCTGCCTGCCCCATCCTGACACCCGAGGACTGGCTCAGCCACCACTCCTGTGAGTACAGCTCACGCTGCAGCCCCGTGACCAGCAGGCCCACCTCCAGGCCTGCCATGCCACCCTCCATGAGTCCCAGACCCCACCCCTCCTAGTTCCAAGAGAAGGCACAGCCTGgccctgcccatggcatccccAGGCCTGTCCTCAGCCCCACAGCAGCCACTTGCATGGCCTGCCACCAGTTGCTCCTGCTACAGGAGAGCTCGCCATGTCCCGAGGGCCATCTCAGGTCAGGGTCACTGCTCCCCGCCCCTTCCCCAGTCCTCTCCAAGGCCCTGGTCACAGCTCAGAAccagcaggcagaggctggagctaTGTAAGCCTTTATTGGGTCTGCAGAATGTAGGGTAAGTGGCCAAGACTGGCCTCTGTCTAGAACCCTGGATCTCACTGGAGATCCAGGTTGGGGGCCACCTGGCTGAGGAACCACGAGACACCAAAGATGACGCCGAGGGTCTTCGGGATGTCCGGGTCGTCTGCAAAGGCCTGGGCGCCTTCCAGCGGCAGGTGCACCACCTCAATGAGCTCACCTTCCTCTGCCAGGCCCCCACCTGGACCACTACGCTGGGCGTCTGTCACCTCTGTGTAGAACATGGTCTGTCTGGAGCCAGTCAGTCCCACTCCAGACCTACgggttgagacagggtctgctgAGTCGCCCTGCTGGCCCCCTGGCCCTTCTACCACCCTCCGACTCACCCTCTCTACTCTGCTCCCTCCAGCCCTCCAGTAGGCAGGACTGTGGGATGCCCTCTCCCACCGGATGCCCACCTGGTGTGCACGCCTGTGGCCCCTCCACCAGCAGGGCATCCCTTCCCTGATCAGGTTGTACTCGCCAGGTGGGGAGGGTgttgtagatgtgattaaggacCCTAAGCAGTGACTTGAGCTCATCAAAAGGGAGAGCATCCTAGGCAGGCATGGCCCAATCAGGAAGCCCTCCAGAGAGTGTTTCAATGCCAGAGAGGGAGAAATTCGGACCTGTCCTGCTGGCCCTGAAGAGGAAGCAACCGCCATGCTGGGAGGGGCCAACAGCCAGCAGAGAGGTGGGACCCAGTTGCCAGCCACCAGGACATGAATTCTGCCATAACCATGTGGGCCAAGGATACCCCATGCCCCCATGAGATTGCAGATCCGGCTGACAACCTGCCTGCCACCTGTCAAGGCTGAGCAGAGGACCCCAGCCCTGTATGCAGCCCCCAACCACAGACACCCTGAGGCTGTTCCCGGTGTTGTCTGGAGCCCCTCAGTCTGTGGCCGGCTGCAGAGGCCCATGCCAGACCCCAGCCCATACCTGGGGACAGAGGCTGGCTGGGAAGCAGGGACAAACCCAGCAAGCTGGGAATGGCCTTCCCACAAGGGTTCCCCACCAGGAACCCACAGGACACAAGTTTCAAACTAGGGACAGCATGCACTGACCCCCCCGCAGCATGgcagagtggggtggggtggcagCGAGGTCCCCAGGATCAGGcccagtggcccaggctggggaggggtgaGACGGAGCCCCCTCCCTCAGTGGGCAGTGGCCAGAAGGGGGCTGCTGGCAGCCAGGAGGGGTCAGGCACCAAGGAAGGGTGCCTGGACTGGCGTGTGTGGAGGGAGACCACAGGCTGGGAGGACAGGATGGCAGAGGGACCAGGCTGCATTCTGGAACAGGACGGGGAAAGCAAGGTGTGGATCTGGGGAGAAACAGGACTGAGGGGCATCTGGGAAGATGACCAGGGGGTGGGGGAGCCCTGGCTCGCCCCAGGAGGGGCTGTCGGGTACCATGAACCAAGGCCAGCCGGAGGCCTGCAGGGTGGAGGCTGCCCTCTGAGATGGGCCCAACATGCATGGGCAGGGAACAGAACTGGGGGCTTCCATGCCCCACCCCCAAGGCCTCCCCATCCCAGACTGACCTTACCCAGCTGCTTCCTTGCCCTCTAGCCCCTCACCTCCCGCAGACCCCTTCCTGATGGCCCATTTCCGGTGGCGGCCACAGCTGCACCTCTGGGGGAAGTGGCGGGTCTGGGGTTTCCAGCCCCGGTTTCCGCTGGCTTGTGAAGGAGACAGGCCCGGCCCTTGGCCCGGGCTGAGAGGAACCTACCAGCCAGGCTGGGCAatgcctcccccaccccagggcaCGTTCCAACTTCACTCCATCACGCCCCAAGCTGACTGCCTCCCCGGGCCTTGTCCTTTGCAGCGGCAGGTAAGAGGCCTGGCTCACCTCCAGAATCAGACACAGGAGCCACGGGCCCTGCCACAGGGTGGGCGAACTTTGCTGTCAGTCCAGCCCCCCATCAGGCCCTCAAAGACAGACGCCCTGACCCCTAGTCGGCCGCATCTCCAGTCCTGCGTCCCTGAAGCCACAGCCTGCTCTTCACAATGCAAGTCTAAGCAGGATGCCCACTTCCCAGAGCCCTCCTTGGCTCCCCAGCACCCTCGCAATCAGGCCGTGACCCTCCTTGGCTCCCCAGCACCCTCGCAATCAGGCCGTGACCCTCCTTGGCTCCCCAGCACCCTCGCAATCAGGCCGTGACCCTCCTTGGCTCCCCAGCACCCTCGCAATCAGGCCGTGACCCTCCTTGGCTCCCCAGCACCCTCACAATCAGGCTGTGGCCCAGAGCTTGTGCCAGTAGAACCACCGCGGCCAGGGCTGCTTGACCACTTGCCCTGAGAGCCTATGCCGTGCAGCCCCTCTGCCCGGATTCTGCCCAGGCCCACCTCCTCCAGGGGGACCAAGGGGACTCCAACCCCTCCCATGCCTCCCAGCTGTGCTCAGTACCACGGGCCAGGGAGGTGGGGGCGCAGTGGGCGTGGCGGGGCGCAGTGGGCGTGGCCGGCCGCGGGGTGTGCACCTGCAGAAAACGAAGGCCCATCCTTCACACCCAAGTCCACCCTTCGGCATGGAAATTCTGTTTtgctgagacggagtttcactctcgttgcccaggctagggtgcgatggcccaatctcggctcaccgcaacctccgcctctgggttcaagcgattctcctgcctcagcctcctaagtagctggaattataggctcctgccagcacacctggctaattttgtatttttagcagagacagggtttctccatgttggtcaggctggtctcgaactcctgacctcaggtgatccgcctgccttggcctccgaaagtgctgggattacaggagtgagccaccgtgcctggcccagcgTGGAAATGCTGCCTTTAACTTGGAGTCCACCTACCCAGGCAGGAACGCACCCAGGTGAAGTCCTTGAGGCTGCTGAGGCGGGAGGGCCGCAGGTTCAACCCTGAGTGGCCCATGTGCCGGGCTGATAGGCTCAGAGACTTCTGGTGCTTCTCCCAGTGGAGTGGGCCCTAGCCTCTGGAGGAGGTTGTGGAGGCTGGTGCTCAGCTGGTGGGGCTGGGGGGACTCTGTGacaccctcctccttccccaagaCCTCAGCTGGAGTCAGGAGCCCATCGTAGTGTCCCTGGGGAAGTGGATGGGCTTCATCCCAACATCTTGTCCTGGGAAGGCAACCCCAGCTGGCAGGCCTTATGGGGCAGGAATTGGCGCCTCGACTTTGGTGGGGTCATGTCCCAAAGCACAGGCTCCAGGCCGTGCCTCTTCCCCAGGAGAGCTGGAGCCACCCCTTCTCCAGCCCAGGACACAGCTTCTCCCTCATTCCTGAGCCACCCTCTGAGAACAGAGCTGTgactcacccccacccccagcacccgGTCTTAATCCTACAGGAAGTAGAGGCACCTGTCAGCAGCAGCTGCCACCCGGCCTGCCCCACACGGCTGGGGGCCGCGGGCTGGAGGCATGGGGCTGAGACGCTCCAGAGAGCCCCAAGAGCCCAGGTTCCGGCCTGGCTTAGGATCTAAGGCGCGCTCTGTCCAACCCTCCCCTAATCCCATGTTGAAAAACAAGGAGAAATCCATCCTGCTTGCACACTCCCAGGGACGGGGCCCTCACCCTCTCCCAGAAAGCCTCTCCCGTCTCCTGAGCCACACCATAGACCTGAGGGCCTGGTCCCACTCACCAGTATGTGGCGACCCGGCGCAGATCAGACGGGGCCAAGTGGTAGCCACACTCCTCCCAAGCCTCCTTGCAAGCCACTTCCTCCAGCGAGAGCCCAGGCTGGTCCACAAGGCCGGCACACAGCTCAACTGTCACCCCCGCTGAGCCGGGCAGGGCTGGCTGCAGCTCCCGGGGCCTGTCCTGGTCTACAGCTGCTAGGGACCCTGGGAAGTGGCGCTCCACCTCGCCCGCATACACAGCTGCGTGGGAGGAAGCCAGACTAT
The window above is part of the Macaca fascicularis isolate 582-1 chromosome 7, T2T-MFA8v1.1 genome. Proteins encoded here:
- the NUDT14 gene encoding uridine diphosphate glucose pyrophosphatase NUDT14 isoform X1 — protein: MDRIEGASVGRCAASPYLRPLTLHYRQNGAQKSWDFMKTHDSVTVLLFNSSRRSLVLVKQFRPAVYAGEVERHFPGSLAAVDQDRPRELQPALPGSAGVTVELCAGLVDQPGLSLEEVACKEAWEECGYHLAPSDLRRVATYWTRCWDEAHPLPQGHYDGLLTPAEVLGKEEGVTESPQPHQLSTSLHNLLQRLGPTPLGEAPEVSEPISPAHGPLRVEPAALPPQQPQGLHLGAFLPGSGVGLTGSRQTMFYTEVTDAQRSGPGGGLAEEGELIEVVHLPLEGAQAFADDPDIPKTLGVIFGVSWFLSQVAPNLDLQ
- the NUDT14 gene encoding uridine diphosphate glucose pyrophosphatase NUDT14 isoform X2, translated to MDRIEGASVGRCAASPYLRPLTLHYRQNGAQKSWDFMKTHDSVTVLLFNSSRRSLVLVKQFRPAVYAGEVERHFPGSLAAVDQDRPRELQPALPGSAGVTVELCAGLVDQPGLSLEEVACKEAWEECGYHLAPSDLRRVATYWSGVGLTGSRQTMFYTEVTDAQRSGPGGGLAEEGELIEVVHLPLEGAQAFADDPDIPKTLGVIFGVSWFLSQVAPNLDLQ
- the NUDT14 gene encoding uridine diphosphate glucose pyrophosphatase NUDT14 isoform X3 — protein: MDRIEGASVGRCAASPYLRPLTLHYRQNGAQKSWDFMKTHDRSGVGLTGSRQTMFYTEVTDAQRSGPGGGLAEEGELIEVVHLPLEGAQAFADDPDIPKTLGVIFGVSWFLSQVAPNLDLQ